A section of the Castanea sativa cultivar Marrone di Chiusa Pesio chromosome 12, ASM4071231v1 genome encodes:
- the LOC142619992 gene encoding uncharacterized protein LOC142619992: MASVQADDAKVSEVTNQTEETKKECCGGCDKKLPTTEAVSTPTESEKVEPKEAVLTDEEDYKLAEEEHEEDNKAAMFPTDDEDLKLTDDIEHEGHVEEDDEIDD, translated from the exons ATGGCTTCCGTTcag GCTGATGATGCAAAAGTCTCAGAGGTGACAAACCAAacagaagaaacaaaaaaggagtGTTGCGGTGGTTGTGACAAAAAGTTGCCCACCACAGAGGCAGTTAGTACACCAACTGAATCCGAGAAAGTTGAACCTAAAGAAGCAGTGTTGACCGATGAAGAAGATTATAAACTAGCTGAAGAAGAGCATGAAGAGGATAATAAAGCAGCAATGTTTCCAACTGATGATGAAGATTTAAAATTGACAGATGACATTGAACATGAAGGTCACGTCGAAGAAGATGATGAGATTGACGATTAA